A single uncultured Fretibacterium sp. DNA region contains:
- a CDS encoding SH3 domain-containing protein, translating to MRNGKGTFGFVVVLMVLLLAGATCGEGAYPTILRCTGKSVRLRAEPDTTSDILDKADVGDRFIAVGETSVDGAVWYEVELSAAKGTAWIFGKYAEEYLEESERTPSVFAAVSTAIRISRSFGYTPERARALFGKPQKETKKKVYIEMAGEKLWDETLIYPTHEAHYLGGYLMSVRVREGTMPFGEIRLGDPAGKLAEVLGNPSSKTDESWFYELSEREDLTFEVGNGRVAAMIYERAMD from the coding sequence ATGAGGAATGGAAAGGGAACCTTTGGATTTGTTGTCGTCTTGATGGTATTGCTCCTGGCGGGCGCAACCTGCGGCGAGGGGGCGTATCCCACGATCCTCCGGTGTACCGGCAAGAGCGTGAGGCTTCGTGCCGAGCCCGATACGACGTCGGATATCCTGGACAAGGCGGACGTGGGGGACAGGTTTATCGCCGTCGGGGAGACGTCTGTGGACGGCGCGGTCTGGTATGAGGTGGAGCTTTCGGCCGCGAAGGGAACGGCCTGGATCTTTGGAAAGTACGCCGAGGAGTACCTGGAGGAATCGGAGAGGACTCCGTCGGTTTTCGCCGCGGTTTCTACCGCAATCCGTATTTCTCGAAGCTTTGGCTACACACCCGAGAGGGCGCGCGCCCTCTTCGGCAAGCCCCAAAAGGAGACGAAGAAGAAAGTTTACATTGAGATGGCCGGGGAGAAACTCTGGGATGAGACCCTTATCTACCCCACTCATGAGGCCCATTATCTCGGGGGATATCTTATGAGCGTGAGGGTCCGCGAGGGGACGATGCCGTTCGGCGAGATCCGCCTCGGGGACCCGGCGGGGAAACTTGCCGAGGTCCTGGGCAATCCCAGCAGCAAGACGGATGAGAGTTGGTTCTACGAGCTGTCGGAACGCGAGGATTTGACGTTCGAGGTCGGGAATGGGCGCGTCGCGGCCATGATCTATGAACGGGCGATGGACTGA